From a single Lineus longissimus chromosome 16, tnLinLong1.2, whole genome shotgun sequence genomic region:
- the LOC135500544 gene encoding syndetin-like gives MNTVQLHKEYINLPDVKSPVDDLSPQHFAADPAVSKFKVHAQTSQEFPNDPQADQEAIDSIEKDYFNGDDFDASRAELDKLPDVLELQAIDEDRSKLRGQLRAVSKKVSELVLENHPAYAAELIRVMELQQSLQTASVVCANGRRYLSNAKEDFTTASLGLLANYRKRQQLVGLLKSLKTIKTLQRTDIRLREMLEEEDYPGAIQLCLECQKAASTFRHFHCISELSSKLKDTLEMIEEALDVALSKTCNNFDTRHYEKVQTAYRLLGKTQTAMDQLNMHFASAIHNTAFTIVIGYVELCSGTEDSNFQKRQYLDLCEHISPDLFTPCLIDLCKALWEVMKSYYQTMLWHEKHDLEPTDQESGSSNVEAAFNRRYIKQKLEHGLGRIWQDVQQKVRLYVLKTDLSYFKFDEFIKVLDLLNRLIEIGEEFCGSKSEALQESIRTQSLNYFKSYHRARMDELRMFLENEGWELCPVKSSFATTQLQEFRFLRHKCNKMSPAGQTISSQSVDPEKPVRPNYGYFQKYLDVGNPFDVQIEDEETEDVLATNGYGGGRGRQNSMEEIESDSDEDVPDELKQDFIDENTGDTPSRPMYRRRKLSNKSGARLPPIITNTTLTLLRLFGKYMQMMNVLKPIAFDVMICMSKLFDYYLYAVYSFFAIDASESSGRSLGSRLRTTLKRIEDNLILLEPQFGAPPPTAEEIRSKVAHPHLSPIVDLTSAEGMHGLGERIIAVESLVFLADQFQFLQPHLEGMIPQNKKAFLQQFYSQTVGVTPELRQPVYTAVAARSIDYDQLIQLMASVRWDIKDIMSQHSTYVDQVLRDFHIFAMKLDNLSKRVPMPVVVSCCLWELCITLANTTFVEGYASAKKCTTEGRALMLLDFQQFLMKLEKLTELRPIPEREYVETYIKAYYLPEDQLETWVKDHKEYTTKQIISLVNCLPHINKRARQRIIGVIEETRR, from the exons atgaacactgtacagctacataaagaatacattaatttg CCTGATGTCAAGTCGCCCGTCGATGACCTTTCACCTCAACACTTCGCTGCTGATCCTGCGGTCTCAAAGTTCAAAGTTCAC GCTCAGACCAGTCAGGAGTTCCCAAACGACCCCCAAGCTGACCAAGAAGCGATAGATAGCATTGAAAAGGATTATTTCAATGGAGATGACTTTGACGCAAGTCGCGCTGAATTGGAT AAACTCCCTGATGTTCTTGAGCTCCAAGCGATTGATGAGGACAGGAGCAAACTACGCGGTCAGCTCCGGGCCGTCTccaagaaggtgtctgagttagtCCTGGAGAACCACCCCGCATATGCTGCGGAGTTGATCCGAGTCATGGAGTTACAGCAGTCACTCCAGACGGCAAGCGTTGTCTGCGCGAATGGCAGAAG GTATTTGTCCAATGCGAAAGAGGACTTCACCACAGCCAGCCTGGGCCTCCTTGCCAACTATAGGAAGAGACAGCAGTTGGTTGGACTTCTCAAATCGCTGAAGACCATCAAAACtctg CAAAGGACAGACATCCGACTTCGTGAGATGTTGGAAGAGGAGGATTATCCTGGAGCCATCCAGTTGTGTttagagtgtcaaaaagctgccagcacattcagacacttccattgcatcag TGAGCTGAGTTCAAAACTCAAGGACACTTTGGAAATGATCGAAGAGGCGCTGGATGTGGCTCTGTCTAAAACATGTAACAACTTTGATACGCGTCATTACGAGAAGGTCCAGACTGCTTATAGGCTGCTGGGAAAAACACAG ACTGCCATGGACCAGCTGAATATGCACTTTGCTAGCGCCATTCATAACACCGCGTTCACAATCGTCATCGGTTATGTTGAACTCTGCTCAGGGACGGAAGACAGCAACTTTCAGAAAAGACAATATCTGGATTTATGCGAG CACATCAGTCCGGACTTGTTTACACCATGTCTGATTGACTTGTGCAAGGCATTATGGGAAGTCATGAAGAGTTATTATCAGACGATGTTATGGCATGAAAAACATGACTTGGAGCCGACGGATCAAG AGTCTGGCAGCAGCAATGTTGAAGCTGCATTCAATCGGCGTTACATCAAGCAGAAGCTGGAACATGGTCTTGGGCGGATATGGCAGGATGTCCAGCAAAAAGTTCGACTATATGTGCTTAAGACTGATCTATCATACTTCAAGTTTGACGAGTTTATCAAAGTTTTAGATTTGCTGAATAG GCTCATAGAAATTGGCGAAGAATTCTGTGGTAGTAAATCCGAGGCTTTACAGGAATCGATACGAACGCAAAGTCTGAACTATTTCAAGAGTTACCACCGGGCGCGGATGGACGAGCTGCGCATGTTCCTGGAGAATGAGGGATGGGAACTCTGTCCGGTCAAATCCAGTTTCGCTACGACTCAGTTGCAG GAGTTTCGTTTCTTGCGACATAAGTGTAATAAGATGAGTCCGGCTGGTCAAACCATCTCCTCCCAGTCTGTTGACCCTGAGAAACCGGTCCGGCCAAATTACGGCTATTTCCAAAAATATCTCGATGTCGGGAATCCTTTTGATGTTCAGATCGAGGATGAGGAGACTGAAGACGTTTTGGCGACCAACGGG TATGGAGGTGGGCGAGGCCGCCAAAACTCGATGGAAGAGATTGAAAGTGACAGTGATGAGGATGTCCCCGACGAACTGAAACAGGACTTCATTGATGAGAATACGGGTGACACGCCGAGTAGGCCAATGTATCGACGACGGAAACTCAGTAATAAATCTGGTGCAAGGCTCCCTCCAATTATCACCAACACAACTCTCACTCTGCTCAGGCTTTTTG GTAAATACATGCAGATGATGAACGTGTTAAAACCCATTGCATTTGATGTGATGATCTGTATGTCAAAGCTATTCGACTACTATCTATACGCT GTCTACAGCTTCTTTGCCATTGACGCA AGCGAATCTTCTGGGCGTTCTTTGGGCAGCCGCTTAAGGACGACGTTAAAACGGATCGAGGATAATCTCATTCTGCTGGAGCCGCAGTTTGGGGCGCCCCCACCTACGGCTGAGGAGATAAGG AGTAAAGTGGCACACCCCCACCTCTCTCCCATTGTTGACCTGACAAGTGCTGAAGGAATGCATGGGTTGGGAGAGAGAATCATTGCTGTTGAATCACT CGTATTTTTGGCGGACCAATTCCAGTTCCTGCAGCCGCACCTCGAGGGGATGATTCCCCAGAACAAGAAGGCGTTCCTACAACAGTTCTATTCGCAGACGGTCGGCGTCACGCCCGAACTCCGTCAACCGGTTTACACAGCCGTCGCAGCACGGTCGATTGATTACGATCAGCTAATTCAACTGATGGCGAGCGTCCGATGGGACATAAAGGACATCATGTCGCAACACAGTACATATGTCGATCAGGTTTTACGA GATTTCCACATTTTTGCCATGAAGTTGGACAACTTGTCGAAAAGGGTACCGATGCCCGTCGTTGTTTCATGCTGTCTCTGGGAGCTGTGTATCACGCTCGCGAATACCACCTTTGTTGAAGG ATATGCTAGCGCCAAAAAGTGTACAACAGAAGGTAGGGCGTTGATGTTGTTAGACTTCCAGCAGTTTTTGATGAAGCTTGAGAAGTTGACAGAACTGCGCCCAATCCCAGAACGCGAATATGTTGAAACCTACATCAAGGCCTACTACCTTCCCGAGGACCAGTTAGAGACCTGGGTCAAAGACCACAAG GAATACACCACAAAGCAGATCATATCGCTCGTCAATTGTCTACCGCACATCAACAAGAGAGCGCGACAACGCATCATCGGGGTCATTGAGGAAACACGTCGATAA
- the LOC135500768 gene encoding ankyrin repeat domain-containing protein 50-like, protein MDDNGSSDLFIIRFIVAGLVLVLVLRLYLNRYLILYTASRRGYHIFVEILYICGLSIEVKFGYGQSPLWTASWNGHESVVKLLLDRGAQIESKSVNGLSSLWAASYNGHESVVRLLLDRGALIESKSDKGSSPLWIASQNGHESVVKLLLDRGALIESKSDKGRSPLWTASYNGHESVVRLLLDRGALIESKSDKVSSPLWIASQNGHESVVKLLLDRGALIESKSDNGRSPLWTASCNGHESVVKLLLDRGALIESKSDKGTSPLWIASQNGHESVVKLLLDRGALIESKSDKGTSPLWIASYNGHESVVRLLLDRGALIESKSDEGSSPLWIASENGHGSVVKLLLERGEMTEASVLSSHSPLHTTIDCENSMETLHQQKADIESKDNNKGKSPLNQAATVGQTEIVQILLEHGADIASKDNDGFSSRDNCVIHGQINVIEYFLKNITDEADLKKTIERWLLLAVRYGQKEVVIFLEKMNKTPGLDFVGHNGQSPLATAISHSHFECVRMLHSLGATLSFLSNVELAQCLSQSGSIDIYKYLLITGLNQHAEDLRDHHNLSFSEDINWDIFRMALSPHEVEERKRISTSSLIKFPGLGSVQSLNQDKLNELNVTIDTKIRAILQHNQWIVTLTGGSAELTKVGFPDEFDFTVKLTSDIHITDITDVCHGYRRCDINNHELNSSKLVHSLLWSYIDSSDDMIVSTPSAVAGGGSASTVIQLRWKEDEQRSLVVSIDLVPVLPVNDWPDDAIQKTWMMGYDDLKKQGYQLVVRPPHKDSSFGKTFKEAEREKLYRVTFSQLEVAHIKDLQPRVKNAYILAKCLRDPVVCQVVVKDDGMLHFVDKFLTSYLLKTVFMHNVKDFLDHERPLVEMAYILYSQLEYYLSRGSIPIFWMPKVNLLQGVNINAAKSHKVAAHMKAFVGGLYKEELNQEPPRNVNANLGKPPCRLDLDPNDATALEILSLPLKPGQ, encoded by the coding sequence ATGGATGATAATGGATCCTCTGACTTGTTCATTATCAGGTTCATTGTCGCGGGcttggtcctggtcctggtcctgcGCCTGTACCTGAATCGGTACTTGATCCTTTATACTGCATCAAGGAGGGGTTATCACATTTTCGTAGAAATTCTCTATATATGTGGTCTATCGATTGAGGTTAAATTTGGTTATGGGCAATCTCCCCTTTGGACTGCATCATGGAATGGACATGAGAGTGTAGTGAAACTCCTCCTAGACAGAGGAGCACAAATAGAGAGTAAATCAGTTAATGGGCTTTCTTCCCTTTGGGCTGCATCAtataatggacatgagagtgttgtgagactcctcctagacagaggagcactaatagagagtaaatcagataAAGGGAGTTCTCCCCTTTGGATTGCATCACAGAATGGACATGAGAGTGTTGTGAAACTCCTCCTAGACAGAGGAGCATTaatagagagtaaatcagataAGGGGCGTTCGCCCCTTTGGACTGCATCAtataatggacatgagagtgtTGTGAGACTACTCCTAGACAGAGGAGCACTaatagagagtaaatcagataAAGTGAGTTCTCCCCTTTGGATTGCATCACAGAATGGACATGAGAGTGTTGTGAAACTCCTCCTAGACAGAGGAGCACTaatagagagtaaatcagataATGGGCGTTCTCCCCTTTGGACTGCATCATgtaatggacatgagagtgttgtgaaactcctcctagacagaggagcactaatagagagtaaatcagataAAGGGACTTCTCCCCTTTGGATTGCATCACAGAATGGACATGAGAGTGTTGTGAAACTCCTTCTAGACAGAGGAGCACTaatagagagtaaatcagataAAGGGACTTCTCCCCTTTGGATTGCATCAtataatggacatgagagtgttgtgagactcctcctagacagaggagcactgatagagagtaaatcagatgAAGGGAGTTCTCCCCTTTGGATTGCATCAGAGAATGGACATGGGAGTGTTGTGAAACTTCTTTTAGAAAGAGGTGAAATGACCGAGGCAAGTGTTCTGAGCAGCCACAGCCCACTCCACACAACTATAGATTGTGAAAACTCGATGGAGACATTGCACCAACAGAAAGCTGACATAGAGAGTAAAGATAATAACAAGGGGAAATCTCCGTTAAACCAAGCGGCAACAGTAGGTCAAACAGAAATTGTCCAGATTCTACTTGAACATGGCGCAGACATCGCGAGTAAGGATAATGATGGATTTTCTTCTCGGGACAACTGTGTGATACACGGACAGATTAATGTCATTGAAtactttttgaaaaatatcactGATGAAGCCGACCTTAAGAAAACCATTGAAAGATGGTTACTGCTGGCAGTGAGATATGGACAGAAAGAGGTTGTAATTTTTCTAgagaaaatgaacaaaacacCAGGTTTAGACTTTGTAGGTCATAACGGACAGTCTCCTTTAGCCACAGCTATCTCACATAGTCATTTTGAATGTGTCCGAATGCTCCACTCATTGGGTGCAACATTGTCTTTCCTCAGCAATGTCGAACTTGCACAATGTTTATCTCAAAGTGGATCTATTGATATTTACAAGTATCTCTTGATTACTGGATTAAACCAACATGCAGAGGATTTGAGGGATCACCACAATCTTTCTTTTAGTGAAGACATTAACTGGGACATCTTCAGAATGGCCCTTTCACCGCATGAAGTAGAAGAGAGGAAAAGAATTTCCACTTCCAGTTTGATCAAATTCCCAGGTTTGGGTTCGGTCCAGAGCCTAAATCAGGATAAACTGAATGAGCTGAACGTAACCATTGACACCAAAATTAGGGCGATCCTTCAACACAACCAATGGATTGTGACACTCACTGGAGGTTCAGCCGAATTAACCAAGGTGGGATTCCCTGATGAATTTGACTTCACAGTCAAGCTCACAAGTGATATTCACATAACTGACATTACAGATGTTTGCCATGGTTACAGAAGGTGCGACATCAATAATCATGAATTAAATAGCAGTAAGTTGGTGCATTCTCTTCTTTGGTCTTACATTGATTCAAGTGATGACATGATCGTTTCAACCCCTTCAGCTGTTGCTGGTGGTGGCAGTGCAAGCACGGTCATCCAATTGAGATGGAAGGAGGACGAACAGCGCAGTCTGGTGGTGTCGATAGACCTTGTACCCGTGCTTCCAGTAAATGACTGGCCGGATGATGCCATTCAGAAAACCTGGATGATGGGATATGATGACCTCAAGAAACAGGGCTACCAGTTGGTTGTAAGACCTCCACACAAGGACAGCTCATTCGGGAAGACTTTCAAAGAAGCTGAACGTGAGAAACTCTACCGTGTCACATTTTCTCAGCTTGAGGTCGCGCACATCAAGGACTTACAACCCAGGGTAAAGAATGCCTACATCTTGGCAAAATGTCTCAGGGATCCGGTCGTTTGTCAAGTTGTCGTGAAAGATGACGGCATGTTACATTTTGTCGACAAATTCCTCACAAGTTATCTTCTGAAAACTGTCTTTATGCACAATGTGAAAGACTTCCTTGACCATGAGCGCCCCCTGGTCGAGATGGCCTACATACTGTACTCTCAGCTGGAGTACTATCTCTCACGTGGATCCATCCCAATATTCTGGATGCCCAAGGTCAACCTGCTACAAGGGGTTAACATTAATGCAGCTAAATctcacaaggtggcagcacataTGAAGGCCTTTGTTGGTGGACTTTACAAGGAGGAATTGAACCAAGAGCCACCAAGAAATGTGAATGCAAACCTCGGCAAACCACCATGTCGCCTGGATTTGGATCCGAATGACGCAACAGCATTAGAAATTCTATCGCTGCCTTTAAAACCAGGACAGTAA